The following nucleotide sequence is from Nitratidesulfovibrio termitidis HI1.
GCGCACGTTGCGGATCTGCACCGCGCTCCACTTGGTCATCATTTCCATGCGCCATTCGGAAAGTTCGCGCGCCGGGACGAAGCCGTCGCGCGCGAGGCGCATGTAGTAACCGTGGGCAGCGGAATAGGCGGTGCCCAGATAGTCCAGCACCATGCGGTGCGAGTTGTAGCGGGGGGCCAGTTCCTTCAGCGCGGCCTTCATGCGGCGTATCCACGAGCGGGGCAGGCCGCCCCGACCGCGATCGTAGAATTCCGGAATGATGTCGTTTTCCAGGATGTTGTAGAGGGTCTGCATCTCCACGAAGTCCTGGTAGTCCGGGTCGTCGTATTCCTCGCCCTTGCCGATGGCCCAGCCCAGGCTGTTGTCCGGCCTGTAGGCCTCGTCCCACCAGCCGTCCAGGGTGGAGAACTGCACCACGCCGTTGAGCATGGCCTTCATGCCGCTGGTGCCGCAGGCCTCCAGCGGGCGGCGGGGGTTGTTCAGCCACACGTCGCAGCCCGTGACCAGGTACGAGGCCACCTCCATGTCGTAGTCTTCCAGAAAGACCACGCTCATGTTCGCGCCCTGCGAACGGCTGAAGGCGATCAGGTCCTTGATCAACTGCTTGCCGCCCTGGTCCTGGGGGTGGGCCTTGCCCGCGATGATGAACTGCACCGGGCGCTCACGGTCGCCCAGGATGCGTTCCAGCCGTTCGCGGTCCTGCAGCAGCAGGTTGGCCCGCTTGTAGGTGGCGAAGCGCCGGGCAAAGCCGATGGTCAGGGCTTCCGGGTTCAGCACCTCTTCGGCGGCCTGGATGTCCTGCCGCCGCGCGCCCTGCGCGGCCAATTGGCGGCGCAGCCGCTCGCGGACGAAGTCCACCAGCCGGGCGCGCAGCCGTTCGTGGGTGCGCCAGAATTCTGCGTCGGAAATGGTGTCCACCTGGCTCCACGCGCGGGCGCAGTCCGGGTCTTCTCGCCAGTTGGAGCCCAGGTAGCGGTCGTACAGCATGCCGATGTCCTGGGCCACCCAGGTGGGCGCGTGCACCCCGTTGGTCAGCGCGCCGATGGGCACGTCCTCCACGGGGAACTGGTGCCACACCTGCTTCCACATGTTGCGCGAAACGCGGCCATGCAGGGTGGACACGCCGTTGTTGGAGCGCGACAGGCGCAGGGCCAGCACGGTCATGCAGAAGGGTTCGGCGTCGTCGTGGGGGGCCTCGCGCCCCAAGGCCATGAACACCTTGAAGGCCAGCCCCATGTCGCGGGCGTAGGATTCGAAGTAGCGGTACATCAGGTCCGGGGCGAAGCGGTCGTTGCCCGCGGGCACCGGGGTGTGCGTGGTGAAGATGGAGCCGGAGGCGGCCACCTCCGTTGCGGCCTCGAAGGGCAGCCCGTGCTCCTTCATGTACAGCCGCACCCGCTCAAGCCCCGCAAAGGCGGAATGCCCCTCGTTCATGTGGATGACCTTGGGGTCGATGCCCAGCACCTTCAGCGCCTTGATGCCGCCGATGCCCAGCAGGATTTCCTGCCACAGGCGCATTTCGATGTTGCCGCCGTAAAGCCGTTCGGTGATCTGGCGGAAATCGGGCGGGTTTTCCGGCAGGTTGGTGTCCAGCAGGTACAGGGTCACCCGGCCCACGGCCACCTGCCAGATGCGCGCCGTAAGGGGCCGGTCGCCCACGTCCAGCCGCACCACGGCGGGCTGGCCTTCGGGCGTCAGGGCCGGTCGCATGGGCATCTGCTCGAAGTCGTAGACGGGGTAGCGTTCCTGCTGCCAGCCGTCGGGGGTCATGTACTGGCGGAAATATCCCTGTTGATAGGCGATGCCGATGCCCACCAGCGGCACGTTGAGGTCGCTGGCCGATTTCAGGTGGTCGCCCGCCAGGATGCCGAGGCCGCCGGAATAGATGGGCAGGCACAGGGCCAGGCCGAATTCCAGGCTGAAGTAGGCCACGGCGGGAGTGCCGGGGGCCACGCCCTCGAAGCTGTGTGGCGTGGGCTTGCCCACGTACTGGCGCAACTGCGCCACGGCGTCGGACAGCCGTTCCTTGAAGAACGCATCGCGCGACAGTTCTTCAAGGGTGCGTTGCGGCACGTGGTTCAGGAACCATACCGGGTTGCGGTAGCTTTCCTGCCACAGGCGCTGGTCCATCTGCGAAAAGATGGCCTCCATGTCGCTGTTCCACGAGAACCAGAGGTTGTAGGCCAGTTCCCACAGCCCTTCGAGTCCTTCGGGCAGCTTGGGGATGACGCTGAAGACCTTGAGCGGCTGCATGCTGCGTACCTCCCGGCGGTGCGGCGGTGTGCTTTTGACTTGCCTGCGAGAGTGGCATAGGAACAGACGGTCCGGCGGCCCCCGCATTTGTCGGCGGGCCGGATGGGTCTGTGGAGTTATGGTATTCTTTCACAGGAGCTTTTTCGTGACAAGTGCAAGCAGCGTTATCGAGGGTACACCGACGTTGCGCGTGCGGGTGCGCTACCTGCGCGACGCGCGGGTGCTGTACGCCCCCGATAAGGGTGTCGATGGCCCCGGCGGCCTCGCACCGGCCACGCCGTTTTCGGCGGGCATGGACCTGCGCGCCTGCATGGACGCGGAAGAGGCGGTCCTGCCTGCCGGGTCGCGGCTGGCCATCCCCGCGGGGGTGGCCGTGGAGCCGCTGTCGTCCGGCGCGGCAGGGTTCGTGTACTCGCGCAGCGGGCTTGGAACGCGCATGGGGCTTACCGTCAGCCAGGGGGTCGGCGTCATCGACCCCGACTATCGCGGCGAGATCGTGGTCTCGTTGCTGAACACCTCGGGCGAGGAACGACGAATTCGCCGTGGCGAGCGCATTGCGCAGCTAGTGTTCCAGCCGTATTTCCACGCCATCGTCGAAGAGGCGGATGCCCTTGGCGAGACGGCGCGCGGCGCGGGTGGGTTCGGGCACACCGGTACGCTGTAGTATCAACCGCAGACCGGTAACTGGCCTCGGATACGTGGGTATCCCCTCATCATGCCGCCGCATTCGATTCATCTTTCCCCCTATTTTCGGAGACACGCCATGAGCGAACGGTTCGAAGCGCTGAAAGCGCGCGAGGAATCCCTGTTGTGCCGCACCTACGGCCGGTACCCCATTTCCGTTGCGCGGGGGCAGGGTTCTCGCCTGTGGGACGTTGACGGGCGTGAATACGTGGACCTGCTGTCCGGCATCGCCGTGACCTCGCTGGGCCACTGCCACGAGGAACTGGCCGAGGTGGCCGCCGCCCAGGCCCGCAAGCTGGTGCACGTCAGCAACCTGTTCTATCAGGAAGAACAGCTGGACCTGGCCGAAAGGCTGCTCTCCACCAGCCATTGCGCCAAGGCGTTCTTCTGCAATTCCGGCGCGGAAGCCAACGAGGCCGCCATCAAGCTGGCCCGTCGCTACATGCAGCGCGTGCAGCAGCGCGAGGCCTACGAAATCATCACCCTGACCGGGGCCTTTCACGGGCGCACCCTGGCCACGGTGGCCGCCACCGGGCAGGCCAAGTTTCAGGACGGGTTCCACCCCATGCCGGAAGGGTTCCGGCAGGTGGCGTCGGGCGACATCGAGGCGCTGCGCGCCGCCATTGGCCCGCAGACCGCCGGTGTGCTGGTGGAAATCGTGCAGGGCGAGGGCGGCGTATGCCCTCTGGACCCCGATTACGCCCGCGCCGTGCAGGCCCTGTGCCGCGAGAAGGGCGTGCTGTTCATGACCGACGAAATCCAGGCGGGCATGTGCCGCACCGGGCGGTTCTGGGCCTTCCAGAACTACGGGCTGGAACCGGACATCGTCAGCTGCGCCAAGGCCCTGGCCAACGGCCTGCCCATGGGCGCCATGATGACCACCGACGAGGTGGCCAGGGGCTTCGTGGCAGGCAGCCATGCCACCACCTTCGGGGCGGGGGCGCTGGTTTCCGCCGTGGCCTCCAAGACCGTGGAAATCATGCTGCGTGACGACCTGGCCGGGCGTGCCGCCACGGAAGGCGAGCGCATCATGGCTCGCTTCCGGGCCATGGGCGAAAAGTTGCCCGGCACCATCGACCACGTGCGCGGCCTTGGCCTGATGATCGGCGTGGTGCTGGCCTTCCCCGGCAAGGATGTCTGGCAGGCGCTCATCGACAGGGGCTTCATCTGCAACCTGACCCAGGATTGCGTGTTGCGCCTGTTGCCCGCGCTGACCATTCCCCGCGCCGACCTGGATGCCTTTGCCGACGCGCTGGAGGATATCCTGTCCGCGCGCAAGCCTGCGTAGAGCGTTTTCGCAAAGATCACGGCTCAGGGGGCGGATGCCCCGCCGCACATGACGTACGACGCCCCGTCGGCTGGCCTTCAGGACCGCCCGGCGGGGCGTTTCGCATGGCGCGTGCAAGCCCGGCAAAATAATGGCGTGACCCGGTTGTCGGACATATTGTATGCAATGAACATGGGAAAACCGTGCGGCGGGACGTGGCCGCGCGGTACACGCATGGCGCGCCCGCCGCACGGCACGGATGCCCGGCCCGCGCGCAGGAGGTGAGGGGCATGAGCGACCTCGGGATATCGTCAGCGAGTTCTGGCAGTTCCGACATATGGGACAGCCAGACCTTTGGGGCTGCGGTGGTAGGCAAGACCCTGGACTACATGAACGCACCGGGGCTGGGGAGCACGGGCGGCACCGGCTCCACGGGCTGGTCCGGCTCCATGAGCGCCGATTACGATTTCCAGAAGTCGGTGCTGGGGGCGGCCTATTCCGGCGCGGGCGCCCTGGTGGACATCTACGCCTGATGACCGTGCCGCATGGCGCGGCCAGGCAGGCCCTGACCGGTTGATGCACGGCGTCCGCCCGTACGGGGTGGGCGCCGTTTTGCGTTTTCATGCTGCCGCAAGGCCAGGTGGCTGCCGGGGCAGGTGGGGCATGGGTGGGGCGGGCGTGCGGACGCTACGGAACGACCGGGGCCACAGGAAGCCGCGTTGTGTCCGCAATCCCCCGCAGGTACAGGCTATTTACGTTTTTGTTAATGATTTCGCTTGACAGCGATTCAAACCGTCCGCTACAACACCGCAACACGCCTGTAGAAACGTGTGGCACTTCCTGAGACCGATGCGTGGGCTTCCCCGCATCGGCAGTACGGCTTTCGCGGTGCAGCGGCCCGTTGTGGCGGGTGGGGATTTCCGGCCCGTACAGGGGCGCGCCGTGCAAGGGGGCTGCGATGTCTTTCGGGATCGCGCCCGTGCCGGTACAGTGCCCTGCAATGCAGGGCGCCTTTCTGACAATATGGTAAAAAGACGGCGGCGGCCCGCGCCCCTGCCGGTACGGGATACGGACGGCCGCGCATGGCGATGATCGAATTCCACGACGTGCACAAGTGGTATGGCGAATTCCACGTGCTCAAGGGCATCACCCAGAAGGTGGAGAAGGGCGAGGTGCTGGTCATCTGTGGCCCCTCCGGCTCCGGCAAGAGTTCCTTCATCCGGTGCCTGAACCGCCTGGAACCCATCCAGAAGGGGCATATCCTGCTCGAAGGCAAGAGCATCCACGACAAGAGCGTGGACGTGAACGAACTGCGCACCGAGGTGGGCATCGTCTTCCAGCAGTTCAACCTGTACCCGCATCTTTCCGTGCTGCACAACGTGACCCTTGCGCCCACCAAGGTGCGCAAGATGCCCAAGGCCAAGGCGGAATCCATCGCCATGGAACTGCTGGAGCGCGTGGGCATCCACGACCAGGCCCGCAAGTACCCCGTGGAGCTTTCCGGCGGCCAGCAGCAGCGCGTGGCCATTGCCCGCGCCCTGGCCATGCAGCCCAAGGTCATGCTGTTCGACGAGCCCACCAGCGCGCTCGACCCCGAAATGATCAACGAAGTGCTCAACGCCATGAAGGACCTGGCACGCGCAGGCATGACCATGCTCTGCGTGACCCACGAAATGGGCTTCGCGCGAGAAGTGGCGGACAGGGTCATCTTCATGGACGGGGGCAAGGTGATCGAAGAGGCTCCGCCGGACGTCTTCTTTTCCAACCCCCGGCACGAGCGTACTCAGGCCTTTTTGCGGGAAATTCTGTAGAATCTCCTGCCGACGCACGCAGTCGGCAGTCTCTCAGCCGGGCGGCGCACACGCGCCTCGGGCACGACACGCGACACCCCCGGCCGCCGCAAGCGGCAGGCCGGGTTCGGACGACGGACGAACGCCCATCCCGGGGGCCTGCGCCCCCCGAACCGCATCAGCAGGGAGAACTCTCATGAAGCGTCTTGTGCTACTGGCCGTGGCCCTGTGCGTGGTGCTTTCCGGCACCATCGCCCACGCGGGCAAGATCGAGGACATCAAGGCCCGCGGCGCGCTCATCTGCGGCGTCAAGGACTCCACCGTGCCCTTCGGGTTCATCGACGAACAGAGCAAGCAGATCGTCGGCTTCGACGTGGACATCTGCAAGGCCGTTGCCGACAACCTGGGCGTGAAGCTGGAACTGAAGACCGTCACCAGCGCCACCCGCATCCCCATGCTGACCCAGGGTTCCGTGGACCTGCTGGCCGCCACCATGACCCACAAGTTCGAGCGTGACGACGTCATCGACTTCTCCATCACCTACTTCATGGACGGCCAGAAGCTGCTGGTGAAGAAGGGCGGCGGCGTGAAGAGCGCGGCGGACCTCAAGGGCAAGAAGGTGGCCACCGCCAAGGGTTCCACCTCTGAAAAGAACATCCGCGTCGCCCAGCCCGCCGCCACCGTGGTCTCCTTCGACGAGTACCCGCAGGCGTTCCTGGCCCTCAAGCAGGGCAAGGCCGAAGCCGTCACCACCGACTCCACCATCCTGCTCGGCCTGCGCAACTCCGACCCCGAGCCGGAAAAGTGGGAAATCGTGGGCGACTACATCTCGCCCGAACCCTACGGCCTGGGCCTTGCCGAAAACGACTCCAAGTTCCGCGACCTGGTCAACCGCACCCTGGTGGACCTGTGGAACACCGGCGAATACGTGAAGATTTACGACAAGTGGTTCGGCAAGGACACCAAGTACTACCTGCCGCTCACCTGGAAGATGGAAACCTGGCCCTACTAGCACGCACCAACCCGACGGGGGACGCGGCGCCATCGCCGCGCCCCCCGTTTTCACGCGGATAACGCCTTGCAGTACAACTTCGACTGGAAACTCGTTCTCTCTGGCGAATACCTGCAGTGGATCATCGACGGCGTCGTGGTCACCTGCCAGATTTCCGCCCTTTCGCTGGTGCTCGCCATGGCGATAGGCACGCTCATCGCGGTGATGCGCCTTTCCGCCGTGCGCCCGCTGGTGTGGTTCAGCGCGGCCTTTACCGAATTCTTCCGCAACACGCCGCTGCTGGTCCAGATATTCTTCTGGTACTTCGGCTCCGACGCGGTGTTGCCCGCCGCCGTCAACCAGTGGCTGTACAAGCAGAATTTCGAATTCGCGGCCGGGGTCATCGCCCTTGCGGTGTACACCGCCGCGTTCATCGCCGAAGAAATCCGCTCCGGCATCTTCTCCATTCCGCGCACGCAGCTCGAAGCCTCGCGCGCCTGCGGCCTTACCTTCCTGCAGGCCATGCGCTACGTGGTCCTGCCGCAGGCCTTCCGCATCATCGTGCCGCCGCTGATCTCGCAGGCGCTCAACCTGTTCAAGAACTCGTCGCTGTGCATGACCATCGGGGTCATGGAACTTACCTACATGGCCCGCCAGATAGAATCGTACACCTTCCACGGGTTCGAGGCATTCACGGTCAGCACGCTGATCTACCTCGTCATCTCGCTTGCGGTGTCGTTCAGCATCACCCAGTACAACAAGTACTTTCTGCGGACCATCAAGTACTGACGCCCCCCGCGCCGCCCCGGCGGCCCGGCCTTTTCGCGCGGCGGCGCCGCGTGACCCCGGACACCGCCGGGCCGCGCGCCGCCACGGTTTCAGAATCAGTCGCAAGGAGCAACCGGCGTGCAGTGGGACGTCGTCTGGAGAAATTTCGATTACCTGCTCGTGGGCTCGTGGCCGCAGGGGCCGCTGGGCGGTCTTGCCATGAGCGTGGTGCTGGCCATCGGCGGCATCTTCGGGGCGTTCTGGCTGGGCCTGGGCTTCGGCCTGCTGCGTCTGTCGGACCGCTGGTGGCTGCGCCTGCCCGCCATCATCTACGTGGAAGTCATCCGCGGCATCCCGCTGCTGATGCTGATCTTCTGGTTCTACTTCCTTGCGCCCATCGCGCTCGGCCACACCCTGCCCGAGGCGGAGAGCGCCCTTGTGGCCTTCATCGTGTTCACCGGCGCCTACATCGCCGAAATCGTGCGCGCCGGGGTGCTGGCCCTGCCGCACGGGCAGATGGAGGCCGCGCGCGGCACCGGGCTTTCCAAGACCCAGGCCATGATCTACGTCATCCTGCCGCAGGCCCTGCGCAACATGATTCCCTCGTTCGTGAACCAGTTCGTCAGCTTGACCAAGGACACCTCGCTCGCCTACATCATCGGCGTTTCCGAACTTACCCGCACGGCCACCCAGATCAACAACCGCGAGCTGACCGCTCCGGCCGAACTCTTCTTCACCATCGCCGTGCTGTACTTCATCGTCTGCTGGACCCTGACCGCCGCAAGCCGGCGCATGGAACGGCAGATGGCCCGATACCAGGCAAGGTAACCACGTGTCCGACCTTATCCGCATCAGCATCGTCATTGCCGCCGATTGTCCCGAAGACCTTGAAACCGTCGACGCCGTCCTGGCCCTTGCCGTGCCTTTCGGCTGGGAAGAGGAAAGCCTGCCCGACGGTTCCGTGCGCCTGCGCGTGCACACCGACAACCCCGCCTTCTGCGAGCAGCTTCTGGCCACCCTGCGCGCCGAACTGCCGCGCGCCGAGGTGACCCGCGATTCCGTGCCCGATACCGACTGGACCCTGGCCTGGCGCGATTTCTTCACGCCCGTGCCCTGCGGCACGCACTTCATGGTCATCGCCCCGTGGATGATCGACACCGTTGACCTTGAAGGCCGCACCCCCATCGTCATCGAGCCCAAGACCGCCTTCGGCACCGGGCATCATCCCACCACCGCCCTGTGTCTCGGCGCCGTCTCCGAGCTTGCCGCGTCCGGTCGACTGCGGTCCGGTCTGCGCTTTCTCGACCTCGGCACCGGCTCCGGCATCCTTGCCATCGGCTGCGCCAAGCTGGGCATGACCGGCGTGGCCACCGACATCGACATGCTGGCCGTGGAAAACGCCGAGGAAAACCGCGTCATCAACGCCGTGGCTCCCGCCATCGACGTGCGCCTCGGCAGCACCGATGCTGCACAGGGCGAACGCTATGACGTGCTGCTCGCCAATATCCTCGCCCAGCCCCTGAAAGACCTTGCCCCGGATATCCTCGGCCTGCTGGCCCCCGGCGGGTGCCTCGTGCTCTCCGGTCTGCTCGCCGTGCAGGCCGACGGCGTGGAAGCCGTCTACACCAGCCTCGGCATGCCCCCCGCACGCCGCCGCGTGGAAGGCGAATGGGCCGCCTTGATCTGGGAGTAGGGAAGCGAAGAGAAAGCAACTCGGAGAAATGAAGTTTTTTCGGGGGAAGGGACCCTTTGGAAAGGGTCTCCTTCCCCCGAACCCCCATCCCCCCAAACTTTTTAATTGGGTGGGAGAGCCGGAGAGTTTCAACGCCGCGTTGCTCAGCGAGTGCCGTGGCGTTTTTGTTGGACAAAGTTGTGTCTTCCCTGAAAGGGGTGCAGGGGGCTATGCCCCCTGCCCGCCGGAGGCGTAAAAAAGACACGACCTACTGCCAGAGGCATACAAAAAACGTTCATATACAGCCCTCGGAACAGAGATGCGCCATCGGTTGCGGGGCATGCGCGATGAGGCTAGGGTGTCGGCCTATGCGAGGGAAACGGGAACGCCTGTTGCGCGAGATGTACGCGGCCATGCACGCCCGGCTGGGCCCCAGCGGCTGGTGGCCGGGCGAGACGCCGCTGGATATCTGCGTGGGCGCGGTGCTGACGCAGAACACCGCGTGGACCAACGTGGAAAAGGCCATCTACCGCCTGCGGGATGCGGGCGCGCTGGCCAGCGGCCAGACGCTGCTGTCCCTGCCCGAGGCGGAACTGTCGGAACTGATCCGTCCGGCGGGGTTCTTTCGGCTGAAGGCGGTGCGGCTGCGCAACCTGCTGCGCTTTCTGGACGATGCCTGCGGCTTCGACTTCGGCGTGCTGGCCGGGCAGGAACTGGACGAATTGCGTCCCCGCCTGCTCAAGGTGTCGGGCATCGGGCCGGAAACGGCGGATTCCGTCCTGCTGTACGCCGTGGGGCTGCCCACCTTCGTGGTGGACGCCTACACCCGTCGCATCCTGCACCGGCACGCCATGGTGCCGGACGACATCCCCTACCACGACCTGCGCGACGTGTTCATGGACGTGCTGGACCCGGACGTGCCCCTGTACAACGAATACCACGCCCTCATCGTGCGGGTGGCCAAGGACTGGTGCCGCGCCCGCGCGCCGCGTTGCGCCGACTGCCCCCTGTGCCCCTTCCTCGACGGCGGAGTGGCCTGAGCCATGCGCCCGTTCCGGCTTGCGTTTTCACTGCTGCGGGCGGCTGCCGCCGGTGCCGGACGGATTGCCGAAAGGGCTGACGGACAGCCTGCCGGATTGATTGCCGGATTGACTGACGGACGGGCTGCCGGACGTCTGGGCGCGGCGGCGTGCTGTCTGTTGTGCCTTGCGCTTGCCTTGGCCGGGTGGCTGGCGGTGCGGCCAGAGCCGTTGCTGGCGGCCACGTCCGGCTCCATCGGCAAGGCGGGTCCGGTCAGGCCCGCTCCAGACAGGACGGACAGGACGGACAGGGCGGATGATGCGGATGGCGGCAAGGGGGGGCGGCAGCGCCAGGAAGCGCGCGGCAAGGCCGCACCCGTGGGGCAACTGACCACGGAAGAAGACATCCGCAAGGCGTTGCAGGCCCAGCAGAGCCGCCTGCGCGCCCGGCAGGAGAGCATCACCAAGCTTTCGGTGCAGGAGCGCGCCCTGAATACCGATCTTGCCATGGCCGAAGACCGCATCACCGCGCTGGAAGCCAAGGTGGCCCGCCAGGAACAGGAACTGGTCCAACTGGAGGCCGCCGCCACCGACGTGCGTGCCGCTTACGAGCGGCTGGCCGCCGAGCGTTCCCGCACGGAAGCCTCGCTTTCCGGGCTGCTGCAACTGCTCTGGCCGTTGTACATGCGGCAGAAGGGGGTGGGCGCGCGCGACCTGACAGATTGGCGCATGGCCGAGCGTGATTACGCCTGGACGCAGGAAATCTACAAGGTCATCGGCGAGCGCCAGCAGGAACTGCACGGTCAGGAAACCGCCATGGCGGATGCCCTGACCCGGCGTGAGGCCTTGTCCGAGCAGGTGCGCAAGCAAGTGGAGGCGCTGGGGGCGGACCGTTCGAAGCTGCTGGCCGACAAGCAGCGCTTCCGTCAGTCGTTGTCGTCCGTGCGCCAGCAGCGCGAAGACGCCGAGGCGGAACTGGCCGATCTTTTCGAGATGATCCAGACCCTCAATGCCCGGCTGGAGCAGGCCCTGTCGCGCGGCGACATAGAGAAGCAGAAAGGTCGGCTGCCGTGGCCGGTCAAGGGACGTGTGGTGCGCCGCTATGCGCCCGAGGCCAAGCCCCCCGTGCGCGGGCTGGGCATTTCGGTGGGGCAGGGCGAGCCGGTGCGTGCGGTGGCCTATGGCCGCGTGGTGCACAACGACACCATGCGCGGGTTCGGCCGCGTCGTCATTCTGATGCACGGACAGGCCTATTATACGCTGTATGCCTTCCTGGCCGACAGCCCGTTGCGGCTGGGGCAGGAGGTGGGCGGCGGCCAGCAGGTGGGTACTGCCGGGTTCTATCCGGACGCCAATGGCCCCGGAGTCTATTTCGAATTGCGTTTTCACCAAAAAGCCATTAACCCTGATGCGTGGCTTCTTTCAGCAAATTAGCCTCTTTTCAGGCTTTCGGAGGTTTCATTATGCGTGTGACGCTGTGGACGGCCACGCTGCTCATTCTCGGCGTGCTCGCCATTTCCGGCGGGGCGGCGCTGGTGCCCGACACCGTCGGTGCGGCGAGCGAGGAAGGCAAATACGATTCGCTGAAGCGCTTCAGCCAGGTGCTCGACCTGGTGGAGCGCTATTACGTGCGCGACGTGCCCCGCAAGGACCTGATCAACGGTGCCGTCAAGGGCATGCTGCAAGGACTGGATCCGCATTCGACGTTCCTGTCGGTGGAGGAATTCAAGGAGATGCAGGAAAGCACCTCCGGTGAATTCTTCGGCATCGGCATCGAAATTTCCAGCGAGAACGGTCAGCTCATCGTGGTGGCCCCCATCGAGGACACTCCCGCCCACAAGGCGGGCCTGAAGAGCGGCGACATCATTCTTGCCGTGGACGGCGTGCCCACGCAGGACATGACCACCCAGGAAGCGGTCAGCCGCATCCGTGGCGCCAAGGGCACCGAGGTGGAACTGTCCATCCTGCACCGCGACGCCAAGGCGCCCGAAGTGGTGCACCTGGTGCGCGACGCCATCCCGCTCATCAGCGTCAAGTCCAAGATGCTCGAAGACGGCTACTACTGGGTGCGTCTGACCCGCTTCAGCGAACGTACCACCGGCGAACTGGTGGATGCGCTGAAGGACGCGGGCAAGAAGGGCATGAAGGGCATCATCCTCGACCTGCGCAACAACCCCGGCGGGTTGCTGGACCAGGCGGTGAGTGTGTCCGACACCTTCCTGAAGGACGGGGTCATCGTGTCCATCCGCGGCCGTATGGAAGATGCCAGCCGCGAATACCGCGCCAAGGCCCAGCCCGGCGACGTGACCGTACCCATGGTGGTGCTGGTCAACGCGGGTTCCGCCTCGGCCTCGGAAATCGTGGCCGGCGCCCTGCGCGACCACAACCGCGCGCTCATCCTGGGTGAACGCACCTTCGGCAAGGGGTCCGTGCAGAACGTCATCCCGCTGTCCGACGGCGCGGGCCTTAAGCTGACCGTGGCCCTGTACTACACGCCCAACGGTCGCTCCATCCAGGCCGAGGGCATCGAACCCGACTTCGAGGTGCCCTTCGAACTGCCGCGTGAAGAAGAAAAGGCCCACCGCCTGAACATGGTGCGCGAAAAGGATCTCAACCGGCATCTCGAGAATGGTTCGTCCGGCAAGGACGCCCGCCCCGCCGCCCGCAGCGACGACGTGAAGCAGGCCCTGGAAAAGGACAACCAACTGCGCATGGCGCTGCAGTTCGTCAAGCGCCTGCCCCGCCTCAAGGACATCCAGTAGGCGAACCGCCGCGCAGGCGGCGGGCTGCCGATGCTGTTGTAACGCTACACGATGAAAACCAGGGGCGCGGG
It contains:
- the glgP gene encoding alpha-glucan family phosphorylase — translated: MQPLKVFSVIPKLPEGLEGLWELAYNLWFSWNSDMEAIFSQMDQRLWQESYRNPVWFLNHVPQRTLEELSRDAFFKERLSDAVAQLRQYVGKPTPHSFEGVAPGTPAVAYFSLEFGLALCLPIYSGGLGILAGDHLKSASDLNVPLVGIGIAYQQGYFRQYMTPDGWQQERYPVYDFEQMPMRPALTPEGQPAVVRLDVGDRPLTARIWQVAVGRVTLYLLDTNLPENPPDFRQITERLYGGNIEMRLWQEILLGIGGIKALKVLGIDPKVIHMNEGHSAFAGLERVRLYMKEHGLPFEAATEVAASGSIFTTHTPVPAGNDRFAPDLMYRYFESYARDMGLAFKVFMALGREAPHDDAEPFCMTVLALRLSRSNNGVSTLHGRVSRNMWKQVWHQFPVEDVPIGALTNGVHAPTWVAQDIGMLYDRYLGSNWREDPDCARAWSQVDTISDAEFWRTHERLRARLVDFVRERLRRQLAAQGARRQDIQAAEEVLNPEALTIGFARRFATYKRANLLLQDRERLERILGDRERPVQFIIAGKAHPQDQGGKQLIKDLIAFSRSQGANMSVVFLEDYDMEVASYLVTGCDVWLNNPRRPLEACGTSGMKAMLNGVVQFSTLDGWWDEAYRPDNSLGWAIGKGEEYDDPDYQDFVEMQTLYNILENDIIPEFYDRGRGGLPRSWIRRMKAALKELAPRYNSHRMVLDYLGTAYSAAHGYYMRLARDGFVPARELSEWRMEMMTKWSAVQIRNVRSRVEDTLHVGDSLRVEAELYLDDIAAEHVLVQLYAGPLGQDGSFAQRQLTVMTAEGERRDGWQIFVGSTRPAEAGRFGFTVRAAPVHPLLADPHSLGLIRWAAPA
- the dut gene encoding dUTP diphosphatase yields the protein MTSASSVIEGTPTLRVRVRYLRDARVLYAPDKGVDGPGGLAPATPFSAGMDLRACMDAEEAVLPAGSRLAIPAGVAVEPLSSGAAGFVYSRSGLGTRMGLTVSQGVGVIDPDYRGEIVVSLLNTSGEERRIRRGERIAQLVFQPYFHAIVEEADALGETARGAGGFGHTGTL
- a CDS encoding aspartate aminotransferase family protein — translated: MSERFEALKAREESLLCRTYGRYPISVARGQGSRLWDVDGREYVDLLSGIAVTSLGHCHEELAEVAAAQARKLVHVSNLFYQEEQLDLAERLLSTSHCAKAFFCNSGAEANEAAIKLARRYMQRVQQREAYEIITLTGAFHGRTLATVAATGQAKFQDGFHPMPEGFRQVASGDIEALRAAIGPQTAGVLVEIVQGEGGVCPLDPDYARAVQALCREKGVLFMTDEIQAGMCRTGRFWAFQNYGLEPDIVSCAKALANGLPMGAMMTTDEVARGFVAGSHATTFGAGALVSAVASKTVEIMLRDDLAGRAATEGERIMARFRAMGEKLPGTIDHVRGLGLMIGVVLAFPGKDVWQALIDRGFICNLTQDCVLRLLPALTIPRADLDAFADALEDILSARKPA
- a CDS encoding amino acid ABC transporter ATP-binding protein, which translates into the protein MAMIEFHDVHKWYGEFHVLKGITQKVEKGEVLVICGPSGSGKSSFIRCLNRLEPIQKGHILLEGKSIHDKSVDVNELRTEVGIVFQQFNLYPHLSVLHNVTLAPTKVRKMPKAKAESIAMELLERVGIHDQARKYPVELSGGQQQRVAIARALAMQPKVMLFDEPTSALDPEMINEVLNAMKDLARAGMTMLCVTHEMGFAREVADRVIFMDGGKVIEEAPPDVFFSNPRHERTQAFLREIL
- a CDS encoding ABC transporter substrate-binding protein; the protein is MKRLVLLAVALCVVLSGTIAHAGKIEDIKARGALICGVKDSTVPFGFIDEQSKQIVGFDVDICKAVADNLGVKLELKTVTSATRIPMLTQGSVDLLAATMTHKFERDDVIDFSITYFMDGQKLLVKKGGGVKSAADLKGKKVATAKGSTSEKNIRVAQPAATVVSFDEYPQAFLALKQGKAEAVTTDSTILLGLRNSDPEPEKWEIVGDYISPEPYGLGLAENDSKFRDLVNRTLVDLWNTGEYVKIYDKWFGKDTKYYLPLTWKMETWPY
- a CDS encoding amino acid ABC transporter permease, whose protein sequence is MQYNFDWKLVLSGEYLQWIIDGVVVTCQISALSLVLAMAIGTLIAVMRLSAVRPLVWFSAAFTEFFRNTPLLVQIFFWYFGSDAVLPAAVNQWLYKQNFEFAAGVIALAVYTAAFIAEEIRSGIFSIPRTQLEASRACGLTFLQAMRYVVLPQAFRIIVPPLISQALNLFKNSSLCMTIGVMELTYMARQIESYTFHGFEAFTVSTLIYLVISLAVSFSITQYNKYFLRTIKY